GTCTTCTCTACCAGCAATGCTGTTTCAACATTGCGCGGGAAAGGCATGCCGTGAGAGATGATGGTTGACTCAAGTGCCACAACGGGTTTGTTTTCTGCCAGTGCTTGTGCGACTTCAGGTTGGATATCCAGATAGTTCTCTAACATGTGATGCTTTCCTCTAATAAACGTTTTACTGCGTTTTCAGACATAGTTGAATTGATGGTGTCGGAGGCAATTAACGCCAGACGTGCCGCCCCCAGTGCAAATTCGACGCTGCGATTCCACGGCCAGTTTTGGACATGTCCGTGGGCAAGTCCCGCAAGCAGGGCGTCACCCGCTCCGGTAACATTGTTAACCTGTGTTGCTGATGGCGGGATAAAGGCAGCGCCATCTTCTGAGCTTGAGTAAGCTCCTTTGCTGCCAAGGCTGATCAACAGCCGTTTTATACCTGCTCCATGCAGCTTCTCGCCGATTCGGGGCAGATCATCGTTGCTCTGAAACGTTATACCAGACAGAAGTTCAGCTTCCATCAGGTTTGGCTTCAGGGTATGGATACTGTTTAGGAATGGCTTAAGCTTGGGCGCCTTAACCGAAGATACGGGATCAACCAGGATAGGCTGTTCGCCATGATTGTTGAAGATATATTCAAGGGCATCCTGGCTTAGGTTCGCATCCAGCACAATCGCTGTGGCCCGGGCTATCACGCCTTCTCTTCGGGAAAGTTGTTCTGCATTGAGCTTTTTTATCAGCCCCATATCGTTCAGAGCGAGCTGCATTTCACCATCCGGCCCATGGATGGAGAGGTAAGTGCTGGATGTTGCTCCCGGAACAGTATGGCAGTGATCCACATTGACACCGGCTTCTCTGCACGCTGCCTTTAGCTGGTCACCCCAGGCATCATCTCCCAGCGCTCCAATAAACTGGACCGAAGATCCAAGGCGGCTAAGGTTGTCGGCAATATTGCGGCCAACACCGCCAGCGCTGCAGGTGAGCTTACCCGGATTGGAGTCCCCGCTGATTAGGGACGAATCGGAGCGGCCGCATAAGTCCATATTCGCGCCGCCAATGACCACAAGGTACTTGTCCGGGGCGATGATATAGCCCTTCCCCTGTATAAAGCCTTTTTTTGTCAGCTTCATGATATGCCCGGCGACGGCGCTTCGGCTCAGGCCAAGTATATCGGCCAGTGCCTGCTGAGCGATCATCGGCTCTTTGCGCAGTATGCTGAGGATTTGTTGCTCTCTTTCTGTCATAAACAAAAGTCCGCTTAACAAACAATTGTTTGCATGTTAGAACAAAAAACAGACAAAATCAGGCGCATATCCCAAACGTTTGCGCGAAATCACAACTCACCCGTTGAAAGGCTTTTACTTTGTGATTCAGTATTAAGAATCGACTTAAAAATATTAAAGAATGTCAAAAGCTTGATGAATGTCCTGATTACATTTTTCATAAAGATGTAATTGCAAAGCAATACGGGCTTATTGTTTGCTAAAGTCTCAAAACTTAAGTTAAAAATTCACCTGCTTACAGGCTTTTTGTAGAATAAAACTTATCCATAAAGGGATTATGGATAATTTTGTTTCAAAAAGGATGTAAGATGTTTACGACTGAAACATATAATAAAAAGATACTGCTAACTATCTTCCTGATTATAATCGGGTTTCTCTCTTCTTCTGTTTGGGCCAGGACGCAAAAAGTACTGGTGCTTCACTCTTATCATCAGGGCCTTGAGTGGACTGATAACATTAGCGCCGGTATTAAATCTGTACTGGGTGACAGAAAAAACGATGTGGAGATTTACTACGACTACCTTGATACCAAGCGCAATGCCGGTAATCACTACACCAGCAAGCTGGCTGAACTGTTTCTGGCTAAAAGCCATCATATTCCCTTCGAACTTATTATTGCTGCAGATAATAACGCTCTGAAATTGTTAAATGATCACGGTGAAGAATTATTTCCTGATACTCCGGTGGTATTTTGTGGGATTAATAATTTCTCTCCTGGCCTGATATCGGGAATAAAAAATGTCACCGGTGTTGTAGAGGAGGCTGATGCCAAAGCGACCATGGACCTTATGCTGAAGGTTCACCCGCAAGCAAAGAAAATAATGGTGGTTTTAGATAAAACCATCACAGGTCTGGCTATCCGGAAAAGCATAGAAAAGGTTCAGGATCAGTTTGCTAACCGTGCTGAAATTGAATTCCTTACAGACTTTACCTGGGACTCACTGCAAAAGAAGTTAGCGGGCCTTGGACCTGAGTACCTTGTCTATCTGCTTACCATTAACAGAGACAGAAACAATGAATTTGTTTCGTATATCGATGGCATTGAGTTGGTGAATAAGGCCTCCAGTGTTCCGGTATATGGCTCCTGGGACTTTTACCTGGGCAAGGGGATTGTTGGCGGTGTTATCACATCGGGTTTTGAGCAGGGAAGGCTGGCGGCTGATTATGCCTTAAGAGTGCTATCCGGAGAGTTAATACAGGATTTACCGATTATCACTTCTGTATTTAACAAGGAAACGCTGGACTTTAACCTGATGGAAAAATTCGGTATAGACAATAAAAATCTTTCCCCGGATGCGGTAATTATCAATAAGCCTTTGGATTTTACGGACCAGATCCGTGCTCTGCCGTCCTGGTTATCTCTTTCGGTGGGATCAGTGGTTATCATTATTTCTTTGATTTCTTTGCTTATGTATCAAAGGCTGGCGTTTAAAAACAGATATATGCAGGAGATTAACACCACATTAGATAATAAAGTAAAAGAGAAAACGCTTGAGATAAATGCCAGCAATTACAAGATGAAGCTACTTATCGATGAGCTTGAGACAGCGAATCAGGAGTTGGAAGTCACTAACTCTATGTTAAATGAGATGTCTATCAGAGACTCGGTTACCAGCATTTACAACCGAAGATATATTTCTGAAAAGTTATCCGAGGAATATAAGTTAGCCAAAGAAAACAAAACGGCGCTAACCATTCTGATGCTTGATATTGATTATTTTAAAGTTATTAATGACAGCTTCGGGCATCAGTACGGCGATCATGTTTTGAGGGTTATCAGCCATACTGTTTCAGAAGCGATTCGGGATGGCGATGTTTTAGGCCGCTACGGTGGCGAGGAATTTTTGCTGATATTGCCAGACACCGGGCGTGCTGAGGCGCTTGATATAGCAGAATCTATTCGCTCTGGTGTTGAAAAAATAGACTGGAAGCGGGACAACTTCACAGTAACGATAAGCGGAGGTGTTGCAGAGTACGCCGGCCAGCCGGAACTGCTTATGTTAAGGCAGGCTGATATTGCTTTGTATAAGGCGAAATCCCACGGAAGAAATAGGATAGCCTGATTTCCCTGACTCAAAAAAAGAGCCCTATTCAAACCCAGCTTATTATGCTGCTTTTGAATAGGGCTCTTTGCCTCTGTGCTTTGCTTTTCTGCTAAAGCTTCCTTTGCCTTTCTTCGCTTTTTCTACTTTTGCTGTATAGAGTTTGCTGGTTACTAATGCTTTCAGTGCATTGTCTTTGATAGTGCCTCGGCCTGTTTCAACATCCTGATTTGCAGGAGTTGTCTGTTCAACAGGAACCAGATGGCGTTTTCTCTTGCCCATAATGGTCTCCTTTTTAAAAACAGGTGGATTATTCATCAGTTTGTATTCCGGATCAATGCTTTTGTCATAAAGCACCTACGACATTTAACCAACCAAAACAGTGTCACTCAGGCAGACAAATTGTTTTGAACCTTACAAACAATAGGGTTTTGTTTACCCTGCTCACTATAGTTTGTTCTTATCTAAGTTCTTAAAAAACAGTGCGATAGGTTTGTTTGTGTGATTTGGCGCACTTTTCGCACATAGGAATATGAATTGTTTTTTCAAACATCCTATGGAGGGACCCATTATGGCAATTCGTCAATGTGCAATTTATGGTAAAGGTGGTATCGGTAAATCTACGACTACT
This genomic stretch from Vibrio sp. JC009 harbors:
- a CDS encoding PfkB family carbohydrate kinase, with product MTEREQQILSILRKEPMIAQQALADILGLSRSAVAGHIMKLTKKGFIQGKGYIIAPDKYLVVIGGANMDLCGRSDSSLISGDSNPGKLTCSAGGVGRNIADNLSRLGSSVQFIGALGDDAWGDQLKAACREAGVNVDHCHTVPGATSSTYLSIHGPDGEMQLALNDMGLIKKLNAEQLSRREGVIARATAIVLDANLSQDALEYIFNNHGEQPILVDPVSSVKAPKLKPFLNSIHTLKPNLMEAELLSGITFQSNDDLPRIGEKLHGAGIKRLLISLGSKGAYSSSEDGAAFIPPSATQVNNVTGAGDALLAGLAHGHVQNWPWNRSVEFALGAARLALIASDTINSTMSENAVKRLLEESITC
- a CDS encoding ABC transporter substrate binding protein; translated protein: MFTTETYNKKILLTIFLIIIGFLSSSVWARTQKVLVLHSYHQGLEWTDNISAGIKSVLGDRKNDVEIYYDYLDTKRNAGNHYTSKLAELFLAKSHHIPFELIIAADNNALKLLNDHGEELFPDTPVVFCGINNFSPGLISGIKNVTGVVEEADAKATMDLMLKVHPQAKKIMVVLDKTITGLAIRKSIEKVQDQFANRAEIEFLTDFTWDSLQKKLAGLGPEYLVYLLTINRDRNNEFVSYIDGIELVNKASSVPVYGSWDFYLGKGIVGGVITSGFEQGRLAADYALRVLSGELIQDLPIITSVFNKETLDFNLMEKFGIDNKNLSPDAVIINKPLDFTDQIRALPSWLSLSVGSVVIIISLISLLMYQRLAFKNRYMQEINTTLDNKVKEKTLEINASNYKMKLLIDELETANQELEVTNSMLNEMSIRDSVTSIYNRRYISEKLSEEYKLAKENKTALTILMLDIDYFKVINDSFGHQYGDHVLRVISHTVSEAIRDGDVLGRYGGEEFLLILPDTGRAEALDIAESIRSGVEKIDWKRDNFTVTISGGVAEYAGQPELLMLRQADIALYKAKSHGRNRIA
- a CDS encoding ribosome alternative rescue factor ArfA, which gives rise to MGKRKRHLVPVEQTTPANQDVETGRGTIKDNALKALVTSKLYTAKVEKAKKGKGSFSRKAKHRGKEPYSKAA